TTCAGAACAGCGGGAAGAGCCTGGTCTTCATCTTTTTCTTTCATTACATAAACATCAATCCGCCCACGTTTTAAGCGGCTCTGTACCTTTTTCCTCAATCCGTCTTCATAACACGTCCACTCTCTCGGGAGACGCATCATCACTTCGCAATAACGATGGTTGACAGACTTGATTTCCAATTGTACCTTATAGCCTCCAAAATGAAAGGCGGATTGACCGTATCCGGTCATACTGAATGACATCGGCATCACATCCGTTACACTATTGTAATTGATTATTAGGGTTGAAACAAGTAGGACATTGATGCTCCGACTTCTCCCACACATATTGGGTCAGTTCGGCCGTCATACTATAGAACATAAATGGAGTCATTAAATAGATTCCTTTGAAATGTTTTGTTGCTACATCCAGAAGCTCCTTGGCGATCTTTACACCCATTGCTCGACCTTCTTCGCCTTCGAGACCAGCCATCCGGGAACGCACTTCATCCGACAGCTGAATACCCGGAACCTCATTATGCAGATATTCTGCATTTCGGCCGCTGGCTAACGGCATTACCCCTACAAAGATCGGCACATCCAGATGCTTGGTCGCTTCATGCATGGCTACGATTAGTTCAGGATCGTATATCGGCTGCGTCATAATATAATCGGCTCCGGAAGCAATCTTTTTCTCAAGACGCTGTACAGCCTTATCCAAATGTTTCACATTCGGGTTGAATGCGGCACCAATAACAAATCCCGCCTTCTGCTTGAGCGGTTTACCGGAGAAGGATACGCCGTCGTTCAACTGCTTGATCATACGTATAATTTCAAAAGAAGTCAGATCGTATACCGAGCTTGATCCGGGCAAGTCTCCAAATCGTGCAGGGTCACCTGTTACAGCGAGTACATGATTAATGCCTAGAGCATCAAATCCCATCATGTGCGATTGTGTCCCGATCAGATTCCGGTCACGACATGCAATATGCACCAATGGGCGCAATCCTGTACGGTCCTGAACAAGATGGCCGAGAGCCATATTACTCATCCGGGTAACCGCTAGGGAATTATCAGCCAATGTTAACGCATCTGCACCTGCTGCTTTCAATGTCTCGGCACCTTTCATAAACTTCGCAATGTCGAGATCACGCGGTGGGTCAAGTTCGACGATGACCGTATGACGTTGTTTGACCAGATCCACAATCGTAGGCTGCCCACCCCGTCCAGACCGTTCATCTACATTCTCATGCAGGATAATACGCGGTTTCGACTCGGATGGATCAGGTTCCAGTATTGGAACAGGTGTGTATTCAACAAGAGCCTGGGCAATTGCGGCGATATGATCAGGTGTTGTACCACAGCAGCCACCGATGATACGTGCGCCCAGATCAGCGAATTGCACTGCCGTCTGTCCGAAGTATTCCGGGGACGCTCCATAACGGAACTGACCATCGACGTAATCCGCTGCACCCGCATTCGGGTAAACAGACATCGGCACACCGATACGGCCTGACACCGTCTCCATCGCCCGCATAATTCCGTTTGGACCGGAACGGCAGTTGAAACCAATGACGTCAGCCCCTTGCTCACGCATGATTCGGAAAGCTTCTGGCATCGTATATCCATCCAGTGTGTGCCCTACATCCTCAACAGCGAACTGTCCAATCACGGGCAGATCACTCAGCTTGCGAGCCTGCAGGAGGGCGATATCCATTTCCTCGATATCATAGAAGGTTTCGAGCAGAATGCCGTCCACTCCTTCTTCGAGCAGTGCAAAAATCTGTTGCTGATAGAAACGCTTCAATTCACTTGTTGATACGTTCGTCCGCTTTCCTCCACGAATGGAGCCAACCGCACCCAGAACATAACCGTTTGCGCCAGCTACTTCTTTGGCGATACGTACACCGGCACGGTTGACATCCTCGACCTTGGACTCCAGACCAAACTTGGACAACTTATCGTAATTGGCAGAGTACGTATTGGTTTCATGAATTTCCGTACCTGCATCGCGGTAACGACGATGCACATCTGCCACCACTTCAGGTGATATCAAGTTCAACTCTTCATAAGAAATCCCTACTGGGAATCCCATCTGATACAGGAAAGTTCCCATCGCCCCATCCCCTATGAGGACCCGTTCCTGCATTACACTGCGTAAATCCGCCTTCATCCCTTTTCCCCCCCGCCTGACTGATCATTTCATACTAATGTAACACAAAAAACATCTGAAAACGAAGAAAAACACAGGTTTTTCGTGAAATTCAGTTTCTATAACCCTCTGGACTAGTAGGAATTCATATAACTGCAAAAAAAGAGGCCCTAAGGCCTCCTCATTTAAACGTATTCTTTACGAAGTGACTCCCTTGAAAACAACTTCAGCAGGTCCAGTCATGTACACGTGGTTGTCGGCTTCGTTCCACTCAATATGAAGATCGCCACCCTTGAGACTGATCACCGCTGTGCGATCCGTATGTCCGTTCAGAACGGATGATACCAGTGTTGCGCAAGCTCCGGTTCCACAGGCAAGTGTTGGTCCAGCACCGCGTTCCCACACACGCATGTCCACATAGCCGCGATCGCGAACCGTTGCGAACTCTACATTGATTTTTTTCGGGAACATGGGATGAACCTCAAGTAGTGGCCCCCATGTCGATAGATCAAAATTCACAGCATCATCCACATAGATGACAGCATGAGGATTACCCATGGAGACGGCCGTAAATTTGAACTCCTGTCCATTTGCTTCAATGGAATGATCCACCACTGGATTGGCATCCACGGTCGTTGGAACCTGAAGTCCATTCAGGATAGGCTCTCCCATATCCACACGAACGGTTTGCACTTCACCATCACGAATGTTCAAGCTTACTGGTTGTACGCCCGCACCAATGGTTTCAATCGTAATCTGTTCTTGGGTCACATGACCATGATCATATACATATTTGGATACACAGCGTATGGCATTGCCACATTGCTCTGCTTCCGAGCCGTCCGAGTTCATGATGCGCATCTGAAAATCCGCCTTCTCTGAAGGCAGTATATAAACCAGGCCATCCGCACCGATACCGAAGAAACGGTTGCACCATTTTACAGCCAATTCTGCTGCATCAGCCGGAAGCTGTTGTTCTCCAAACACAACAATAAAATCGTTGCCGAGTCCGTGCATTTTTGTAAATTCCATAACCTTGCCCACTCCTTTTGGCAGTCTGCTGCCAAAGCGTTATTCTTGCTTCTCTACAGGATACCCTGGATATTCATATCCAACATTTCCAATAAAAAAAGCTATCCTGCAAAATGCCGAGGAATCTCGCCTCGAATCATTTTGAGGATAGCATAACGAAAACGATAAGCAATTGCTATTGATTTTATGCCGAAAACTTTGTACTTTTCGGTACGAAGCGGCCTGGGCCCATGCGGCGACGGTTGCGACGACCTCCCCACACGCTGCCCACTCCCATCAGGAAGGTTGGAATACCTGCGGCAACGATGGAAATGGCCCATTCACGCATACCCAGTGGTACTGTTTTGAAGATAGGCTGCAACGGCTCTACATACATGACCGCCAGCATCAGCACGATGGATGAAATAACTGCAAATACCAGGTACTTGTTCTGCAATGGATTGCGGTGGAAAATGGAGCGTGAACTACGGCAGTCAAATACATGAATGAGCTGTGCCAAAACGAGAGTAGCAAAGGCAACAGATTGAGCTTTAATGAGCTGACCCGGTTCATCTGGCGCGGCCTGTAGGGTAAGCCAGAACGCCCCGAGTGTACAAAGCCCGATCAATACACCCCGACTGACAATTTTCCAACCCAATCGTCTGGCAAAAATATTTTCCTTGGCGCCACGCGGCTTGTGTTCCATCAGATCTTTTTCCGGCTGATCCACACCAAGTGCCATCGCTGGCAATCCATCCGTCACCAGGTTGACCCACAGAATCTGGATCGGCACGAGTGGCAAAGGCAGTCCCATCATCATCGCGAAAAACATCGTTAAAATCTCGCCAACATTGGATGCTAGCAAATACCGGATAAACTTGCGGATGTTCTCATAAATATTACGCCCTTCTTCAATTGCAGCTACTATAGTAGAGAAATTATCATCACTCAGGATTAACGCCGATGCTTCCTTCGTCACATCCGTGCCGGTAATTCCCATCGCAATACCGATGTCTGCTGCTTTAATGGCTGGTGCGTCGTTCACGCCATCTCCAGTCATCGCTACGACATGCCCTTTACGCTGCAATGATTTTACAATCCGCAGTTTGTGCTCAGGTGATACTCGTGAAAATACGTAAATGCCCTCTACCTGTTTATCCAGCTGCTCGTCCGTCATACCCGCCAATTGTTGTCCGCTAAGTGAAGCCCCACCCCGTGGAAGAATACCTAACTGTTGGGCGATAGCCTCTGCCGTCGTCCCATGATCGCCCGTAATCATAACGGTACGTATGCCTGCTCTGCGACAAGTCGCAATTGCATCCCGTGCCTCACGCCGCGGTGGGTCAATCATGCCTGCAAGCCCGACAAAGACGAGCTGGC
This window of the Paenibacillus marchantiae genome carries:
- a CDS encoding bifunctional homocysteine S-methyltransferase/methylenetetrahydrofolate reductase produces the protein MKADLRSVMQERVLIGDGAMGTFLYQMGFPVGISYEELNLISPEVVADVHRRYRDAGTEIHETNTYSANYDKLSKFGLESKVEDVNRAGVRIAKEVAGANGYVLGAVGSIRGGKRTNVSTSELKRFYQQQIFALLEEGVDGILLETFYDIEEMDIALLQARKLSDLPVIGQFAVEDVGHTLDGYTMPEAFRIMREQGADVIGFNCRSGPNGIMRAMETVSGRIGVPMSVYPNAGAADYVDGQFRYGASPEYFGQTAVQFADLGARIIGGCCGTTPDHIAAIAQALVEYTPVPILEPDPSESKPRIILHENVDERSGRGGQPTIVDLVKQRHTVIVELDPPRDLDIAKFMKGAETLKAAGADALTLADNSLAVTRMSNMALGHLVQDRTGLRPLVHIACRDRNLIGTQSHMMGFDALGINHVLAVTGDPARFGDLPGSSSVYDLTSFEIIRMIKQLNDGVSFSGKPLKQKAGFVIGAAFNPNVKHLDKAVQRLEKKIASGADYIMTQPIYDPELIVAMHEATKHLDVPIFVGVMPLASGRNAEYLHNEVPGIQLSDEVRSRMAGLEGEEGRAMGVKIAKELLDVATKHFKGIYLMTPFMFYSMTAELTQYVWEKSEHQCPTCFNPNNQLQ
- the dapF gene encoding diaminopimelate epimerase, with product MEFTKMHGLGNDFIVVFGEQQLPADAAELAVKWCNRFFGIGADGLVYILPSEKADFQMRIMNSDGSEAEQCGNAIRCVSKYVYDHGHVTQEQITIETIGAGVQPVSLNIRDGEVQTVRVDMGEPILNGLQVPTTVDANPVVDHSIEANGQEFKFTAVSMGNPHAVIYVDDAVNFDLSTWGPLLEVHPMFPKKINVEFATVRDRGYVDMRVWERGAGPTLACGTGACATLVSSVLNGHTDRTAVISLKGGDLHIEWNEADNHVYMTGPAEVVFKGVTS